The nucleotide window ACACCGGCAGGAGAACGCCCGTGGTCGAGTCGAGCGACATCAGAGCTCGCGGCTCGAGGCGCTTGCCTCGCTGCCAGGAGAGTCCGGTCACCAGTTGGGGATGAGGAGAATTCTCCCTCCAGTGCTCGAGGCGCTTGACGAGCTGTCGCTGAACTCTCGTCTCGCTGTCGGAATGGCTGATGGCAAAATAGATGACGGCCCGCGTGATCTCGCGGTCGAAGTCTTCCACGAAACGTCGCGTGGCATCGTTCAGAAGCCGTTGAGTCCTCTCGAGCTGCACCGCGCTGACTTCCCGCGTGGACGAAAGCCGCAGGGGGACGGCGAGGGCGATGAGGGCCAGCAGCACCACTCCCGTCGCTGCGTGAACCGGAAAGCGTCCTATGGATCGCTTCAGCCTCGCCATAGGCTGATCTTACTTCGTCGAGAATGTCAGGGCGACGCTTTCTCGTCAGCCGTCGTTGTCCTGCGAAATCTGGTACTGCTCGAGCTTCTTGTAGAGGTTGCTCCGAGGCGTGCCGATGAGCTGAGCGGTCTGAGAGATGTTCCAGTTGTTCTCTCTCAGTTTCTCGACGAGAAAGGTCCGCTCGCTCGTCTCCTTGAACTCCTTCAACGTGCTCGGTTTGAGATCGGGAGATGCGGAATCGTCGGGGTGATGTATCGTCTCGGGGAGATCGCTCACGTCGATGACGTCCCCTTTGGCCATGATGAGGGCGCGCTCCACGGTATTCCGGAGCTCGCGCACGTTCCCCTTGAAGCGGTGTCTCTTCAACCGATCCATCGCCTCTCGCGAGAACTGCTTGGGTCGCAAGTTGTCCTCGGCGGCGAAAGACGTGACGAAATGCTCGATGAGAAGCTCGATGTCCTCGCGACGGTCTCGAAGGGGCGGGGTGGGAATGGGGATGACGGAGAGCCTGAAGTAGAGATCCTCGCGAAAATCCCCCGCCTCGATTACCTTCTTGAGGTCTTTGTTGGTCGCCGCGATGATGCGCACGTCGACCTTGATGGTCGCCTGCGAGCCCACGCGCTCGACCTCACCTTCCTGCAGGACGCGCAGGACCTTGGCCTGGGTGCGGGCGCTCATGTCCCCGACCTCGTCGAGAAAGATGGTGCCCTTGTGCGCCTGCTCGAATTTCCCGATCTGCTTGGTCGTCGCCCCCGTGAAGGAGCCCTTTTCGTGCCCGAAGAGCTCGCTTTCGATCAGGTCCTCGGGGATGGCGGCACAATTCACCTGAACGAACGGACCCCGCGATCGTTGACTGTTCGCGTGAATGGCTCTTGCGACGAGCTCCTTTCCCGTTCCCGACTCACCGGTGATGAGCACGGTGGCGTTCGTGGGTGCCGTCCGCAGGATCGCTTCCCGCACCCGCTCGAGCGCGGGTGACGAGCCGACCATCTGGTACTTGCGCTCGAAGCGAAGCCGCAGGCGGCCGACTTCGTCCACGAGCTCCTTTTTCTCGAGAGCGTTTTTGGCCTCGAGAAGCACCCGCTCGGTCTCGAGCGGCTTCTCGATGAAATCGAAGGCGCCGAGCTTGGTGGCCTGCACCGCGGTCTGGACGTTGCCGTGGCCGCTCACGACGATCACCTGGGGGGAATTCTCGCGTTCGCGAAGCTTGCCGAGAACTTCCAACCCGTCCATGCCCGGCATCTTCACGTCGAGAAAGACGAGATCCACCGGCTCCTTGTCGGTGAGAACGAGCGCTTCCGAGCCCGACGAGGCCTCGATGACGTCATACCCCTCGTACTCGAGGGTCATGCGGAGTGTCTTGCGGATCGGCTCTTCGTCGTCCACGACGAGAATACGGTGCTTGACCATCTCGCGTTCGAGTGTTTCGGGAGTATAGCACGCGACCCGAAGCCGGAAACTCGAGCCCCGATCGCAAGCAATTGAGTGTCCTCAGCCGAAGCTACGCGAGGGGGCTTGCCCCTGCTTCAAAGGTCACGGGTCTCTGCGTTCGGGGCGAGCTCGATTTCAATCCGCTTGCTCGAACGGATCGCCTTCGACAGCAGCTCAGGAAGCTCGATGCCCATGTATCTCGGGGAATCGGCCGACACCCGCTCGAGCTTGTCGAGGGCGGACCGGAGTAGCTTGGCCGCTCCCGCCTCTCGTCCAGCCGTCCGCTTCAGCGAGGAGGCGGCGAGCTGGATGAGACCCTGAATAAACCGCGAGGACCGGGAGGATGCCGGCGCCGCACGCCACAGCTCTTCCCAGACGGCATGGGCCTCCCAATAGTAGCCGGCGTTGAACAGATCCACCCCGTAGAGATAGTCCTTATTCCGATGCCAGCCGTTCTCGTCCAGAGCCCGCACGGAAGCCGCGGCCTTTCCAAACCGATAACCGCCGGGATCGCGCTCGGGATGGGCCGTTTGCCCTGGAAGATGTTTATAAGGAGGAAACGGTTTGTCGGTGTACCGCCTCACCGGTTGCGGTCGATGACGTACTGGGTCAAGAAGGCCAGAGAATCTCTGGCACTCGATTCGGGGATAGCCGCAAGCCGCTCCTGCGCCGCGAGCGCATAGCGCTGGGCCACGGCCCGGACCCTCTCGAGCGTTCGATTTCGCCGCACCAGATCCAGAATCTCCTTCCGGCTCACATCGTCGATGGCACGCCGTTCCAGGATCGCCTGCACCGTCGGAATCGCGCGCGGCTCCGCCTGAAGGGCGTAGATGATGGGGAGGGTGACGTGTCCCTCCTTGAGGTCCGAGAGAACGGGCTTGCCCAACACCTCCTCGTCGGCGGTGAAGTCGAGCAGATCATCGGCCACCTGGAATGCCATCCCCAGGTTCATTCCGTAATCCGCCATCGCTTCCCTCACGTCTTCGGAAGCCTCTCCCAGAATCGCCCCCATCTGGCCGCAACCGAGGAAAAGATAAGCGGTCTTCCGTTTCAGGATATCCAGATGCTCCTCTTCGCTCAGATCGACGGCTCCGCCTCGGGTGAGCTCGAGGATCATTCCCTCGATCATCCGCAGCGTGATCTCGCAGATCACTTCGAGTATCTGAAGGCTGCCCATCTCGATCGCGAGCGCGATGGACCGAATATAGAGAAAGTCACCGAGCAAAACGGTGAAGTCGTTCCCCAAGAGAGCGTTCAGGGATTGATGTCCGCGGCGCATGGTCGCCTCGTCGACGATATCGTCGTGAACGAGCGTCGCCGTGTGGATGAACTCGGTCACCGCAGCGTACTGCGGCCCCTTGTCCCCTCGATAACCGCAAGCCCTCGCCGCCAGGAGGAGCAACGCGGGCCGCACCCGCTTGCCGCCGCTCCGATACAGGTAACGACTCGAGGACTCGACGAGGCCGAGATGACTCTCGACCTTGTCGCGGATGATCTGTTCGACGCGGTCGAGATCGCCCTGGATGTCGTTGAAGATACTATCCAGCTGGGGCGAGGATTCGGGTGACTGGGTCTCGGGTGCAGGCATGGCGGGTTTCTCTTCTCTTTTTTGAGCCTATCGGTAGTTGATGAACTGCATCGCGATGCCGAGATCGGTCTCCTTCAGAAGTCCGATGACCGACTGCAGATCGTCTCTCTTTTTTCCGCTGATGCGGACCTGATCCCCCTGTATCGCGGCCTGCACTTTCAGCTTGGTCGTCTTCACCAGCTTGACTATCTCGCGCGCTTTTTCGACGGGAATCCCGCTCTGTAGCCCAACCCGGAGGCGAACGGTTCCTCCCAGGGCGGACTCGATGTTCCCCCGATCGAGTGCCTTCAATGGAACCCCGCGTTTCACGAGCTTCGTCTCGAGAACGTCGAGAGCGCTCCTGAGCCTCGTCTCGTCCGAGGAGGCAAGCTCGATGGCGCTCAAGTCGTCCACCAGATGGATCGCGGTGTGTGAGCCCTTGAAATCGAACCGGTTGTCGATTTCTTTCATGGAGTGTTGGATCGCGTTTCGCACCTCCTGAAGGTCGACGCGACACACGATATCGAAGGAGCTATCCGTCGCCACTGCGCCTCATTATTACGGAAATCCGGGCCCCGGGCAATGGTGGGGGCTTTCAGCGTAAATCGAACAAATCAAGGAAGTTCTCGTCTGTAGCCGCATCGACCACCTCGGGGCGCTCACCGCGCAGGCGCGCGAGGCAGTCGAGGGTCTCGACGACGAGGGCCGGCTCGTTGCGCTTCCCCCGATGAGGTACGGGCGCCAGGTAGGGGCAGTCCGTCTCGACGAGAAGCTTCTCGAGCGGAAGGGCCTTGGCCACTTCCCTCAATGGCTCGGCGTTTTTGAACGTGAGGATGCCGGAGAAGGAAATCAACAGACCCAGCCGGATCGCCGCCTCGGCCGTGGCGAGGTCGGCCGTGAACGAATGAAGGATGCCTCCGACCTCTCCGACGTCCTCCTCGTCGAGTATCTCCACCAGGTCGCGAGCGGCATCACGATGGTGGACGATGATCGGGAGCCCCAGCTCCCGAGCGACGCGGATCTGCCGCCGGAAGACGTCCCGCTGCACGTCGGGAGGCGACAGATTGTAGTGATAGTCGAGCCCGATCTCACCGATGGCCAGCAACCGAGGACGATCCGACAGTCGTTTTACTAAACCTTCCCCTCCGCGCTCGTCGAAGATCTTCGCGTCGTGAGGGTGGCAGCCCACCGCGGTATAGAGATGATGGCGGTCGACGAGAGGAAACGCTTTCTCGTAGGAGTCTTTTTCGTCGATGAGGCCGAGGGAAAGGATCGAAGACACGCCCGCACCGGCCGCGCGATCGATGACCCGATCTCGATCGGAGTCGAAGGCGTCCATGTCGAGGTGGGCGTGCGAGTCGATCATTTCGTGCGCGTCGCCTGGGTATAGCCGAGCGATTCGACCTCGCGTCGCTGTCGTTCCGTCATCTGAGAGACATCCGGCGGCGGCTCACCGGCTTTGAGCCGTTCCTGTTCCCGAAACCAGGTGAAGAGTACGTGTCTCAGGTATCGCTCTTCGAGAGAGCCGTTCCCGGCGATATTCCGGCTCTCGGCAGGGTCGACCGCCAGGTCGTAGAGCTCGGTGTGGCCGGTGCGGCTGTCCCAGATGAGCTTGTACCGCTCGTTGCGTACGCTATAGCGCGGCTTGTCCCACAACGTGCGGCTGAAAGCGGGGCGCGGGGCGGCTTGCTCTTCGGTTCCGAGAACGAGCGGCAAGAGACTCCTTCCCTGCATGGCCTCCCGGGCCGGGTGATCGCCGAGCCCGCCAATCTCGAGAAGGGTGGGGGTAAGGTCGAGAAGCTCCACGACACCCGGAACTCGGCGTGGAGGCACGCGGGGAACCCGAATGACGAGCGGCACGCGGATGC belongs to Vicinamibacteria bacterium and includes:
- a CDS encoding TatD family hydrolase; translated protein: MIDSHAHLDMDAFDSDRDRVIDRAAGAGVSSILSLGLIDEKDSYEKAFPLVDRHHLYTAVGCHPHDAKIFDERGGEGLVKRLSDRPRLLAIGEIGLDYHYNLSPPDVQRDVFRRQIRVARELGLPIIVHHRDAARDLVEILDEEDVGEVGGILHSFTADLATAEAAIRLGLLISFSGILTFKNAEPLREVAKALPLEKLLVETDCPYLAPVPHRGKRNEPALVVETLDCLARLRGERPEVVDAATDENFLDLFDLR
- a CDS encoding polyprenyl synthetase family protein; its protein translation is MPAPETQSPESSPQLDSIFNDIQGDLDRVEQIIRDKVESHLGLVESSSRYLYRSGGKRVRPALLLLAARACGYRGDKGPQYAAVTEFIHTATLVHDDIVDEATMRRGHQSLNALLGNDFTVLLGDFLYIRSIALAIEMGSLQILEVICEITLRMIEGMILELTRGGAVDLSEEEHLDILKRKTAYLFLGCGQMGAILGEASEDVREAMADYGMNLGMAFQVADDLLDFTADEEVLGKPVLSDLKEGHVTLPIIYALQAEPRAIPTVQAILERRAIDDVSRKEILDLVRRNRTLERVRAVAQRYALAAQERLAAIPESSARDSLAFLTQYVIDRNR
- a CDS encoding DUF309 domain-containing protein, with the protein product MRRYTDKPFPPYKHLPGQTAHPERDPGGYRFGKAAASVRALDENGWHRNKDYLYGVDLFNAGYYWEAHAVWEELWRAAPASSRSSRFIQGLIQLAASSLKRTAGREAGAAKLLRSALDKLERVSADSPRYMGIELPELLSKAIRSSKRIEIELAPNAETRDL
- a CDS encoding sigma-54 dependent transcriptional regulator; the encoded protein is MVKHRILVVDDEEPIRKTLRMTLEYEGYDVIEASSGSEALVLTDKEPVDLVFLDVKMPGMDGLEVLGKLRERENSPQVIVVSGHGNVQTAVQATKLGAFDFIEKPLETERVLLEAKNALEKKELVDEVGRLRLRFERKYQMVGSSPALERVREAILRTAPTNATVLITGESGTGKELVARAIHANSQRSRGPFVQVNCAAIPEDLIESELFGHEKGSFTGATTKQIGKFEQAHKGTIFLDEVGDMSARTQAKVLRVLQEGEVERVGSQATIKVDVRIIAATNKDLKKVIEAGDFREDLYFRLSVIPIPTPPLRDRREDIELLIEHFVTSFAAEDNLRPKQFSREAMDRLKRHRFKGNVRELRNTVERALIMAKGDVIDVSDLPETIHHPDDSASPDLKPSTLKEFKETSERTFLVEKLRENNWNISQTAQLIGTPRSNLYKKLEQYQISQDNDG
- a CDS encoding YajQ family cyclic di-GMP-binding protein gives rise to the protein MATDSSFDIVCRVDLQEVRNAIQHSMKEIDNRFDFKGSHTAIHLVDDLSAIELASSDETRLRSALDVLETKLVKRGVPLKALDRGNIESALGGTVRLRVGLQSGIPVEKAREIVKLVKTTKLKVQAAIQGDQVRISGKKRDDLQSVIGLLKETDLGIAMQFINYR